From Xiphophorus couchianus chromosome 23, X_couchianus-1.0, whole genome shotgun sequence, one genomic window encodes:
- the maml1 gene encoding mastermind-like protein 1 isoform X1 yields MMADFVTPRHSAVMERLRRRIELFRQHHNNCETRYDGATPERLELDRQHTISLHQRLLQNKAKRASKHRQPPPSAEQDAPRAPGIGAEGGGTAAEQSRNTTRQVLHDVVKRKLEGGGSPLSNGVCDGVPANKKACLENGAGPEAKPGLTDRAANGPRRAEPPDPEPDFHQKEMKQEPEDILPIMPPSVAGGNGLFLDLNLNEQEWKELMEELNCSVPIEDIQDILNYSFEDRKDPPGGPGAAPAPPAAGPAPPPPDLSSVKAEFSPAPAAFEPDSRTGSPRLRAGSAGALPLPAGSPAASGSAPSPAPPPRPLQLLPPQKDLSPAQQLQQLAAQQRAQHIQGKMHKPPPGAKFHGQGPHGAPAWTQMANSSQSPALYPSDFAPAAQKQLLLPAPPAKGSPKAGAGGYLLPHLSPGPPLSHPAPQSPATVLNYKNTIPLSHYEAGPGGPGPPRAPSGQGQDKAALLSLLRQQKQSSMSFRPHLTHPQDQNFSAPPHVSGPANSMTSGPGNNAMAAAGLGPSAMAGNHGNTAFLRDPMAALKQQQFLQRQLLAEQEKQRQDQQLQRHLTRPPPQYQDQAGPAAGQNPFPQQNVAPFTGSSQSISNMGSMGSPAPGARMFPQNQGMMGMSMAQGAGPGGSVAAPPAASQADISLPSCGGGGAGVDSLYGGMTLHPGQQRQPLGPMGAPYRQLPQQQLLKPPGAVMLKQQQLAATRMQAGGMGGAMAGATWQQQPAGAAALHANAFAANAFHMQQPRIPKMAAGSSSFGGRAVPGLNQQMMQTNMAAQQRAPPAAQTQHQPANQSGPVLPDLAAYGAPQAGGRQALPCNQGYQVSRGGGQQQQQLSFGYNAAAGSFAAESDLVDSLLKGQSTQEWMADLDELLAGHT; encoded by the exons ATGATGGCGGATTTTGTTACACCGCGACACAGCGCGGTGATGGAGCGGCTCCGCCGGAGGATCGAGCTCTTCCGGCAGCATCACAACAACTGCGAAACCCGCTACGACGGCGCCACGCCGGAGCGGCTGGAGCTGGACCGGCAGCACACCATCAGCCTGCACCAGCGGCTGCTGCAGAACAAGGCCAAGCGGGCCAGCAAGCACCGGCAGCCGCCGCCCAGCGCGGAACAGGACGCCCCGCGGGCGCCGGGTATCGGCGCCGAGGGCGGCGGGACGGCGGCGGAGCAGAGCCGGAACACAACCCGGCAGGTG CTTCATGACGTGGTGAAGAGGAAGCTCGAGGGCGGCGGCTCCCCTCTGAGTAACGGCGTGTGCGACGGCGTGCCGGCCAATAAGAAGGCCTGCCTGGAGAACGGCGCCGGCCCGGAAGCCAAGCCGGGCCTGACGGACCGGGCCGCCAACGGGCCGCGCAGGGCCGAGCCGCCGGACCCGGAGCCCGACTTCCACCAGAAGGAGATGAAGCAGGAGCCGGAGGACATCCTGCCAATCATGCCGCCGTCGGTCGCCGGGGGCAACGGGCTTTTCCTGGACCTGAACCTGAACGAGCAGGAGTGGAAGGAGCTGATGGAGGAGCTGAACTGCTCCGTCCCCATCGAGGACATCCAGGACATCCTCAACTACAGCTTCGAGGACCGCAAGGACCCGCCGGGGGGCCCCGGGGCGGCCCCCGCCCCGCCAGCGGCCGGCCCCGCCCCCCCGCCGCCCGACCTGTCCAGCGTGAAGGCCGAGTTCTCGCCGGCACCCGCTGCCTTCGAGCCGGACTCCCGCACCGGCTCCCCCCGCCTCAGGGCCGGCTCCGCGGGGGCCCTGCCCCTCCCCGCCGGCTCCCCCGCCGCCTCAGGCTCCGCGCCCTCCCCGGCCCCGCCCCCCCGcccgctgcagctgctgcccCCCCAAAAGGACCTGTCCCCcgcccagcagctgcagcagctggccGCCCAGCAGAGGGCGCAGCACATCCAGGGCAAGATGCACAAACCGCCGCCAGGGGCCAAGTTCCACGGTCAGGGACCCCACGGCGCCCCCGCCTGGACGCAGATGGCCAACAGCTCCCAGAGCCCTGCCCTCTACCCCTCCGACTTTGCCCCCGCCGcccagaagcagctgctgctgcccgcCCCGCCCGCCAAGGGCTCCCCGAAGGCGGGGGCCGGCGGCTACCTGCTGCCCCACCTGTCCCCCGGGCCCCCACTGAGCCACCCGGCCCCACAGAGCCCCGCCACCGTCCTCAACTACAAGAACACCATCCCTCTGTCACACTACGAGGCCGGCCCCGGGGGACCCGGGCCCCCGAGGGCCCCCAGCGGCCAGGGCCAGGACAAGGCGGCCCTGCTGAGCCTGCTGAGGCAGCAGAAGCAGAGCAGCATGAGCTTCAGGCCGCACCTCACACACCCACAG GATCAGAACTTCTCCGCTCCTCCTCATGTTTCGGGTCCGGCCAACTCCATGACCTCTGGCCCTGGGAACAACGCCATGGCGGCAGCGGGACTGGGGCCCAGCGCCATGGcgggtaaccatggcaacacgGCCTTCCTGAGAGACCCGATGGCGGCgctgaagcagcagcagttcCTGCAGAGGCAGCTGCTGGCCGAACAG GAGAAGCAGCGCCaggaccagcagctgcagcggcACCTGACCCGACCGCCGCCTCAGTACCAGGACCAGGCGGGTCCAGCTGCCGGCCAGAACCCCTTCCCCCAGCAGAACGTCGCACCTTTCACAG GTTCCTCTCAGTCAATCAGCAACATGGGCTCCATGGGAAGCCCCGCCCCCGGCGCCCGCATGTTCCCCCAGAACCAGGGCATGATGGGAATGAGCATGGCGCAGGGGGCGGGGCCCGGCGGCAGCGTGGCCGCGCCACCTGCAGCCAGTCAGGCCGACATCAGCCTGCCGTCTTGTGGAGGGGGCGGAGCCGGCGTGGACTCGCTGTACGGCGGCATGACCCTTCACCCCGGCCAGCAGCGCCAGCCGCTGGGCCCCATGGGTGCCCCCTACAGGCAGCtgccgcagcagcagctgctgaagcCGCCCGGCGCCGTCatgctgaagcagcagcagttgGCCGCTACGCGCATGCAGGCGGGCGGGATGGGCGGAGCCATGGCAGGTGCCACctggcagcagcagccagcCGGCGCCGCCGCGCTGCATGCCAACGCCTTCGCCGCCAACGCCTTCCACATGCAGCAGCCACGCATCCCCAAGATGGCCGCCGGCTCCTCCTCCTTCGGTGGGCGCGCCGTGCCGGGCCTCAACCAGCAGATGATGCAGACTAACATGGCCgcccagcagagggcgccgccgGCCGCTCAGACTCAGCACCAGCCGGCCAATCAGAGCGGGCCGGTGCTGCCGGACCTGGCGGCGTACGGAGCGCCACAGGCCGGCGGGCGCCAGGCGCTGCCGTGTAACCAAGGTTACCAGGTGAGCCGCGGTGgcgggcagcagcagcagcagctgtcgTTCGGCTACAACGCGGCGGCGGGAAGCTTCGCCGCCGAGAGCGATCTGGTCGACTCGCTGCTGAAGGGCCAGAGCACGCAGGAGTGGATGGCCGACCTGGACGAGCTGCTGGCCGGACACACATAG
- the maml1 gene encoding mastermind-like protein 1 isoform X2 gives MERLRRRIELFRQHHNNCETRYDGATPERLELDRQHTISLHQRLLQNKAKRASKHRQPPPSAEQDAPRAPGIGAEGGGTAAEQSRNTTRQVLHDVVKRKLEGGGSPLSNGVCDGVPANKKACLENGAGPEAKPGLTDRAANGPRRAEPPDPEPDFHQKEMKQEPEDILPIMPPSVAGGNGLFLDLNLNEQEWKELMEELNCSVPIEDIQDILNYSFEDRKDPPGGPGAAPAPPAAGPAPPPPDLSSVKAEFSPAPAAFEPDSRTGSPRLRAGSAGALPLPAGSPAASGSAPSPAPPPRPLQLLPPQKDLSPAQQLQQLAAQQRAQHIQGKMHKPPPGAKFHGQGPHGAPAWTQMANSSQSPALYPSDFAPAAQKQLLLPAPPAKGSPKAGAGGYLLPHLSPGPPLSHPAPQSPATVLNYKNTIPLSHYEAGPGGPGPPRAPSGQGQDKAALLSLLRQQKQSSMSFRPHLTHPQDQNFSAPPHVSGPANSMTSGPGNNAMAAAGLGPSAMAGNHGNTAFLRDPMAALKQQQFLQRQLLAEQEKQRQDQQLQRHLTRPPPQYQDQAGPAAGQNPFPQQNVAPFTGSSQSISNMGSMGSPAPGARMFPQNQGMMGMSMAQGAGPGGSVAAPPAASQADISLPSCGGGGAGVDSLYGGMTLHPGQQRQPLGPMGAPYRQLPQQQLLKPPGAVMLKQQQLAATRMQAGGMGGAMAGATWQQQPAGAAALHANAFAANAFHMQQPRIPKMAAGSSSFGGRAVPGLNQQMMQTNMAAQQRAPPAAQTQHQPANQSGPVLPDLAAYGAPQAGGRQALPCNQGYQVSRGGGQQQQQLSFGYNAAAGSFAAESDLVDSLLKGQSTQEWMADLDELLAGHT, from the exons ATGGAGCGGCTCCGCCGGAGGATCGAGCTCTTCCGGCAGCATCACAACAACTGCGAAACCCGCTACGACGGCGCCACGCCGGAGCGGCTGGAGCTGGACCGGCAGCACACCATCAGCCTGCACCAGCGGCTGCTGCAGAACAAGGCCAAGCGGGCCAGCAAGCACCGGCAGCCGCCGCCCAGCGCGGAACAGGACGCCCCGCGGGCGCCGGGTATCGGCGCCGAGGGCGGCGGGACGGCGGCGGAGCAGAGCCGGAACACAACCCGGCAGGTG CTTCATGACGTGGTGAAGAGGAAGCTCGAGGGCGGCGGCTCCCCTCTGAGTAACGGCGTGTGCGACGGCGTGCCGGCCAATAAGAAGGCCTGCCTGGAGAACGGCGCCGGCCCGGAAGCCAAGCCGGGCCTGACGGACCGGGCCGCCAACGGGCCGCGCAGGGCCGAGCCGCCGGACCCGGAGCCCGACTTCCACCAGAAGGAGATGAAGCAGGAGCCGGAGGACATCCTGCCAATCATGCCGCCGTCGGTCGCCGGGGGCAACGGGCTTTTCCTGGACCTGAACCTGAACGAGCAGGAGTGGAAGGAGCTGATGGAGGAGCTGAACTGCTCCGTCCCCATCGAGGACATCCAGGACATCCTCAACTACAGCTTCGAGGACCGCAAGGACCCGCCGGGGGGCCCCGGGGCGGCCCCCGCCCCGCCAGCGGCCGGCCCCGCCCCCCCGCCGCCCGACCTGTCCAGCGTGAAGGCCGAGTTCTCGCCGGCACCCGCTGCCTTCGAGCCGGACTCCCGCACCGGCTCCCCCCGCCTCAGGGCCGGCTCCGCGGGGGCCCTGCCCCTCCCCGCCGGCTCCCCCGCCGCCTCAGGCTCCGCGCCCTCCCCGGCCCCGCCCCCCCGcccgctgcagctgctgcccCCCCAAAAGGACCTGTCCCCcgcccagcagctgcagcagctggccGCCCAGCAGAGGGCGCAGCACATCCAGGGCAAGATGCACAAACCGCCGCCAGGGGCCAAGTTCCACGGTCAGGGACCCCACGGCGCCCCCGCCTGGACGCAGATGGCCAACAGCTCCCAGAGCCCTGCCCTCTACCCCTCCGACTTTGCCCCCGCCGcccagaagcagctgctgctgcccgcCCCGCCCGCCAAGGGCTCCCCGAAGGCGGGGGCCGGCGGCTACCTGCTGCCCCACCTGTCCCCCGGGCCCCCACTGAGCCACCCGGCCCCACAGAGCCCCGCCACCGTCCTCAACTACAAGAACACCATCCCTCTGTCACACTACGAGGCCGGCCCCGGGGGACCCGGGCCCCCGAGGGCCCCCAGCGGCCAGGGCCAGGACAAGGCGGCCCTGCTGAGCCTGCTGAGGCAGCAGAAGCAGAGCAGCATGAGCTTCAGGCCGCACCTCACACACCCACAG GATCAGAACTTCTCCGCTCCTCCTCATGTTTCGGGTCCGGCCAACTCCATGACCTCTGGCCCTGGGAACAACGCCATGGCGGCAGCGGGACTGGGGCCCAGCGCCATGGcgggtaaccatggcaacacgGCCTTCCTGAGAGACCCGATGGCGGCgctgaagcagcagcagttcCTGCAGAGGCAGCTGCTGGCCGAACAG GAGAAGCAGCGCCaggaccagcagctgcagcggcACCTGACCCGACCGCCGCCTCAGTACCAGGACCAGGCGGGTCCAGCTGCCGGCCAGAACCCCTTCCCCCAGCAGAACGTCGCACCTTTCACAG GTTCCTCTCAGTCAATCAGCAACATGGGCTCCATGGGAAGCCCCGCCCCCGGCGCCCGCATGTTCCCCCAGAACCAGGGCATGATGGGAATGAGCATGGCGCAGGGGGCGGGGCCCGGCGGCAGCGTGGCCGCGCCACCTGCAGCCAGTCAGGCCGACATCAGCCTGCCGTCTTGTGGAGGGGGCGGAGCCGGCGTGGACTCGCTGTACGGCGGCATGACCCTTCACCCCGGCCAGCAGCGCCAGCCGCTGGGCCCCATGGGTGCCCCCTACAGGCAGCtgccgcagcagcagctgctgaagcCGCCCGGCGCCGTCatgctgaagcagcagcagttgGCCGCTACGCGCATGCAGGCGGGCGGGATGGGCGGAGCCATGGCAGGTGCCACctggcagcagcagccagcCGGCGCCGCCGCGCTGCATGCCAACGCCTTCGCCGCCAACGCCTTCCACATGCAGCAGCCACGCATCCCCAAGATGGCCGCCGGCTCCTCCTCCTTCGGTGGGCGCGCCGTGCCGGGCCTCAACCAGCAGATGATGCAGACTAACATGGCCgcccagcagagggcgccgccgGCCGCTCAGACTCAGCACCAGCCGGCCAATCAGAGCGGGCCGGTGCTGCCGGACCTGGCGGCGTACGGAGCGCCACAGGCCGGCGGGCGCCAGGCGCTGCCGTGTAACCAAGGTTACCAGGTGAGCCGCGGTGgcgggcagcagcagcagcagctgtcgTTCGGCTACAACGCGGCGGCGGGAAGCTTCGCCGCCGAGAGCGATCTGGTCGACTCGCTGCTGAAGGGCCAGAGCACGCAGGAGTGGATGGCCGACCTGGACGAGCTGCTGGCCGGACACACATAG
- the ltc4s gene encoding leukotriene C4 synthase isoform X2: MDEDAGKKSQNLFLAPPPAGVFSPCGPSLSLTFRPAAMLDEAVGLGAVTVLGVLEQAYFSLQVIYARRKYSVSPPCISGPPEFERIFRAQANCSEYFPIFITILWMAGVFFSQGLSSLCGLLYLYGRLCYFWGYAESAQGRLAPLYFSAQVLWVLIGFSAVGVFLSFCRVYLELDLLQALGHALF, encoded by the exons ATGGATGAAGATGCGgggaaaaaatcacaaaatct TTTTTTAGCTCCGCCCCCTGCAGGTGTCTTCTCTCCCTGTGGTCCCAGCCTCAGTCTCACCTTTCGGCCTGCAGCCATGCTGGATGAGGCAGTCGGACTCGGCGCTGTGACCGTACTGGGAGTTCTGGAGCAAG cttaTTTTTCCCTGCAGGTCATTTATGCCAGGAGGAAGTATTCGGTGTCTCCGCCCTGCATCAGCGGGCCGCCGGAGTTCGAGCGAATCTTCAGAGCCCA AGCAAATTGTTCAGAGTACTTTCCCATCTTCATCACCATCCTGTGGATGGCCGGAGTCTTCTTCAGCCAAG gcCTGTCCAGCCTCTGTGGTCTGCTCTACCTTTATGGACGGCTGTGTTACTTCTGGGGTTACGCCGAGTCGGCTCAGGGACG TTTGGCTCCGCTCTACTTCAGCGCTCAGGTTCTGTGGGTTCTGATCGGGTTCTCGGCCGTCGGCGTCTTCCTGTCGTTCTGCCGGGTTTACCTGGAGTTGGATCTGCTGCAGGCTCTTGGCCACGCCCTGTTCTGA
- the ltc4s gene encoding leukotriene C4 synthase isoform X3 — MKMRGKNHKICSLSLTFRPAAMLDEAVGLGAVTVLGVLEQAYFSLQVIYARRKYSVSPPCISGPPEFERIFRAQANCSEYFPIFITILWMAGVFFSQGLSSLCGLLYLYGRLCYFWGYAESAQGRLAPLYFSAQVLWVLIGFSAVGVFLSFCRVYLELDLLQALGHALF; from the exons ATGAAGATGCGgggaaaaaatcacaaaatctgtAG CCTCAGTCTCACCTTTCGGCCTGCAGCCATGCTGGATGAGGCAGTCGGACTCGGCGCTGTGACCGTACTGGGAGTTCTGGAGCAAG cttaTTTTTCCCTGCAGGTCATTTATGCCAGGAGGAAGTATTCGGTGTCTCCGCCCTGCATCAGCGGGCCGCCGGAGTTCGAGCGAATCTTCAGAGCCCA AGCAAATTGTTCAGAGTACTTTCCCATCTTCATCACCATCCTGTGGATGGCCGGAGTCTTCTTCAGCCAAG gcCTGTCCAGCCTCTGTGGTCTGCTCTACCTTTATGGACGGCTGTGTTACTTCTGGGGTTACGCCGAGTCGGCTCAGGGACG TTTGGCTCCGCTCTACTTCAGCGCTCAGGTTCTGTGGGTTCTGATCGGGTTCTCGGCCGTCGGCGTCTTCCTGTCGTTCTGCCGGGTTTACCTGGAGTTGGATCTGCTGCAGGCTCTTGGCCACGCCCTGTTCTGA
- the ltc4s gene encoding leukotriene C4 synthase isoform X1, whose protein sequence is MKMRGKNHKICSFLAPPPAGVFSPCGPSLSLTFRPAAMLDEAVGLGAVTVLGVLEQAYFSLQVIYARRKYSVSPPCISGPPEFERIFRAQANCSEYFPIFITILWMAGVFFSQGLSSLCGLLYLYGRLCYFWGYAESAQGRLAPLYFSAQVLWVLIGFSAVGVFLSFCRVYLELDLLQALGHALF, encoded by the exons ATGAAGATGCGgggaaaaaatcacaaaatctgtAG TTTTTTAGCTCCGCCCCCTGCAGGTGTCTTCTCTCCCTGTGGTCCCAGCCTCAGTCTCACCTTTCGGCCTGCAGCCATGCTGGATGAGGCAGTCGGACTCGGCGCTGTGACCGTACTGGGAGTTCTGGAGCAAG cttaTTTTTCCCTGCAGGTCATTTATGCCAGGAGGAAGTATTCGGTGTCTCCGCCCTGCATCAGCGGGCCGCCGGAGTTCGAGCGAATCTTCAGAGCCCA AGCAAATTGTTCAGAGTACTTTCCCATCTTCATCACCATCCTGTGGATGGCCGGAGTCTTCTTCAGCCAAG gcCTGTCCAGCCTCTGTGGTCTGCTCTACCTTTATGGACGGCTGTGTTACTTCTGGGGTTACGCCGAGTCGGCTCAGGGACG TTTGGCTCCGCTCTACTTCAGCGCTCAGGTTCTGTGGGTTCTGATCGGGTTCTCGGCCGTCGGCGTCTTCCTGTCGTTCTGCCGGGTTTACCTGGAGTTGGATCTGCTGCAGGCTCTTGGCCACGCCCTGTTCTGA